The DNA sequence CGAGTAGGCCGAGTACGACTTGAAGAAGCTGACCGGCAGGGAGGCGTGGTTGACGATGTGCAGCATGGCGGTCACGACGATGAAGGCACCGTAGAACCAGTTACCGACATAGATGTGCTTGGTGTTGCGCTTGACGATGGTGCCGAAGAACACCAGACCGTAGGTCACCCAGACGATGGCCAGCAGGATAGCCAGGGGCCATTCCAGCTCTGCGTATTCCTTGGTGGTGGTGTAACCCAGCGGCAAGGTAACGATGGCGCCGACGATAACCGCTTGCCAACCCCAGAAGGTGAAGGCCGCGAGGCTGTCGGAAATCAGTCGCGTTTGGCAGGTTCGCTGCACGACGTAATAGGAAGTGGCAAACAATGCACAACCACCGAAGGCGAAGATCACCAGGTTGGTGTGCAGCGGGCGCAAGCGTCCAAACGTCGTCCATGGCAGACCGAAATTCAACTCCGGCCAGACCAGTTGCGAGGCGATGAAGACACCGAGCCCCATGCCAAGGATCCCCCAGACCACCGTCATGATGGCGAACTGGCGGACTACCTTATAGTTATAAGCAGTCGGACTGATTGCTGTGCTCATTCTAAGGTTCCACGGTTTGGGTGTTTTATTAGGATAAAAATCGGTCGCAAGTATGGAGAAAGCGGGGGGTCATTGCAACGCGCCATGACCTGAGTCAATGCTTTCTAAAGCTGATTCTGCGGCCTTTCCATGTTCCGTGTAGGGACAAAATTGGCCCTCGGCAAAATGTCGCAACGAAGGAAAGCGGCGAGGGGGTCGGGTCGGTTGTAACGGGGTGTGTTCGAACACGACGTTCGGGAGATGCCAGGCGATTGTCACAACACCCGGTATCTACCTGCCTTTGCGGCCTTTTTTGCCGAACGGATTGTCGAACACAACGGGTCGGGTCGACCTCAGACCGGCAATCGCCAGTGCACGAAGGGTCAGCTTAGACCCGATTCCGGAGAACCGAAAGGAGAGGGGGCAGAGGGTGCGACAATGCGTCGCAAAGGGGCAGCTACGAGCTTCAAGCTGCAAGCTACAAGGGGTACTCGTCGCTTGCAGCTTTTGCTTTGACTAGCGGCTCACAGCTTGCGGCTTGCCGCTCAACTGCTCATCACTTTTCGAAAGGCTGTACACGTACGCAGCGAGAAGTTGCACCTTGTCATTGCCAAGCAGTTCATTCTGCGCCGGCATATGCCCCTGGCGGCCATGGCGAATGGTCTGCTGCAACTGGGCCAGGCTGGTGCCGTAGATGAAGCCGGCCGGTTGCGTCAGGTTCGGCGCACCCATGGCTTCAGTGCCCTGGCCGTTGGCGCCGTGGCAGGCGACGCAGGTGGTGTTGAACGCTTGCTGACCGGCTTGCAGGTCGGCACCGCTGTCTGCCGGCAGCGGCAGGCCGGCCAGGTCGTGGCGTACATAGGCGGCTACGTTCTTGACCCCAGCGTCCCCCAGTACTTCGCCCCAGGCTGGCATCGCCGCCATGCGGCCGCCCAGGATGGTGGTCTTGATGGTGTCGGCAGCACCGCCCCAACGCCAGTTGCTGTCGGCCAGGTTCGGGAAGCCAAAGGCACCCTTGGCGTCCGAGCCATGGCAGACCGAGCAGTTGGAGGCAAACAAGCGGCCGCCCATCTTCAGCGCCTGTGGATCCTTGGCGACTTCTTCCACTGGCATGGCGGCGAATTTGGCGAAGATCGGTCCGAACTTGGCATCGGCCTTGGCCATTTCCTTTTCCCATTCATGGGCGCCGGTCCAGCCGTTCTCGTAGCCCGGCAGGATGCCTTTCCAGTTGCCCAGGCCCGGATACAGGACCAGGTAGCCGACGGAAAACACCAGGGTGCCGGCGAACAACAGGAACCACCACTGCGGCAGCGGGTTGTCGTACTCCTCGATGCCGTCGAAGCTGTGGCCCATGGTCTGGTCGACGCTGCCCTTGGTTTCGCCCTTGCGGGTAGCAATCAGCAGCCAGGTCAGGCCGATCAGGCTGCCGATGGTCAGTACGCAGATCCACGTACTCCAGAAGGTGGTCATGGCCGGGTACTCCTTGTTGCAGGGTCTTGGGGGGTGGCGATGTCGGCGGGAGGCTCGTCGGCGAACGGCAGCAGGCGCGCTTCGGCGAACTCCGAACGGCGCTTGCTGCTGAATACCCACAGGGTCAGGCCGATGAAGGCCACGAACACCACGACCGTGCCCAGGCCGCGGATCATTCCAGTACTCATTTCAAGAACCATGGCTCACCTCTTGCTCTTGATGGCAGTGCCGAGCACTTGCAGGTAGGCCACCAGGGCGTCCATTTCGGTCTTGCCCTTGAGCGAGGCCACGCTGCCGGTGATGTCGTCGTCGGTGTACGGCACGCCCAGGGTGCGCATGGTGCGCAGCTTGGTTTCGGTGTGGCTGCTGTCTACCGCCTGGGTCACCAGCCATGGATAGGCCGGCATTTTCGACTCGGGCACGACGTTGCGCGGGTTGTACAAGTGGGCGCGGTGCCAGTCATCGGAGTAACGCGCGCCAACTCGGGCCAGATCCGGCCCGGTACGTTTGGAACCCCACAGGAACGGGTGGTCCCAGACGCTTTCACCGGCGACGGAGTAGTGGCCGTAACGCTCGGTCTCGGCACGGAACGGACGGATCATCTGCGAATGGCAACCAACGCAGCCTTCGCGGATGTAGATGTCGCGGCCTTCCAGTTGCAGGGCGGTATAAGGCTTCATGCCGTCCACCGGTTTATTGGTCACGTCCTGGAAGAACAGCGGCACGATCTGGGTCAGGCCGCCAATGCTCACGGCCAGGACCATCAGCAGCATCAACAGGCCGACGTTTTTTTCGATTGTTTCGTGTTTCATGGTGGACTCCTCAGGCCATCTGCGCAGCAGCGGCGGCTTCGGCAGGCTGGTAGACCCGCACGGTGCGCCAGGTGTTGTAGGCCATCAGCAGCATGCCCAGAAGGAAGATCGACCCGCCCGCGAGCCGCACGACGAAGCCCGGGTGGCTGGCCGCCAGGGTTTCGACGAAGGAGTAGGTGAGCGTGCCGTCCTCGTTCACCGCACGCCACATCAGGCCCTGGGCGATGCCGTTGACCCACATGGAGGCGATGTACAGCACGGTGCCGATGGTCGCGAGCCAGAAGTGCGCGTTGATCAGGCCGATGCTGTGCATCTGTGGCCGGCCGAAGACTTTCGGGATCATGTGATAAAGCGCGCCGATGGAAATCATCGCCACCCAGCCGAGGGCGCCGGCGTGTACGTGGCCGATGGTCCAGTCGGTGTAGTGGGAGAGGGCGTTGACGGTCTTGATCGCCATCATCGGACCTTCGAAGGTCGACATGCCGTAGAACGCCAGGGACACCACCAAAAAGCGCAGGATCGGGTCGCTGCGCAGCTTATGCCAGGCGCCCGAGAGGGTCATCATGCCGTTGATCATGCCGCCCCAGCTTGGCGCCAGGAGGATCAGCGACATCACCATGCCCAGCGACTGCGCCCAGTCCGGCAGCGCGGTGTAGTGCAGGTGGTGGGGACCGGCCCAGATGTACAGGGTGATCAGCGCCCAGAAGTGCACGATGGACAGGCGATAGGAATACACCGGACGCTCGGCTTGCTTGGGCACGAAGTAGTACATCATCCCCAGGAAGCCTGCGGTGAGGAAGAAGCCCACGGCGTTGTGGCCGTACCACCACTGCACCATCGCGTCCGTGGCCCCGGCGTAGACCGAGTAGGACTTGGTGAAGCTCACGGGCAATTCCAGGTTGTTGACGATGTGCAGGATCGCCACGGTGAGGATGAACCCGCCGAAGAACCAGTTACCGACGTAGATGTGCTTGGTGTTGCGTTTGGCCACGGTGCCGAAGAACACGATGGCGTAGGCGACCCAGACGATGGTGATGAGAATGTCGATCGGCCATTCCAGCTCGGCGTACTCCTTGGAACTGGTGTAGCCCAGCGGCAGGCTGATGGCCGCCAGCAGGATCACCAATTGCCAGCCCCAGAAGCAGAACGCCGCCAGTTTCGGGGCGAACAATTGAGTCTGGCAGGTGCGTTGCACCGAATAGAACGAACTGGCGAACAATGCGCAGCCGCCAAAGGCGAAGATCACCGCGTTGGTGTGCAGTGGGCGCAGACGGCCGAAGCTGGTCCATGGCAAATCGAAGTTGAGTTGTGGCCAGACCAATTGGGCGGCGAGAAAAACCCCGAGCCCCATGCCGACGATGCCCCACACCACCGTCATAATGGCGAATTGGCGGACCACCTTGTAGTTGTAGGCGGTACTGATAGAAGTGTTCATGGTTCCCCATCCACGGTTCAGCCGAAGTGAGCGCCTGCGCAAGGCAGTGCGGCGTCCTTCGCCTGGAGTTATAGGCAGACTAAAAGCGAGGTCAGCATGGACAAACAGCACAAGGCCAGTATTGATAGAGATCAATGGGCGCGATGTGTGGCCGAACACGGCTGGCTCTGGACCGCCGGGCAATCGGGCGTTGGCACCGAGCCACCGACCCTGATCCTGGCCCACGGCGCGGGTGCGCCGATGGACAGCGGCTTCATGGAGGAAATGGCCGCGCGCCTTGCCGCGCATGGCATCAACGTGTTGCGCTTCGAGTTTCCCTACATGGCTCAACGACGTTTGGATGGGGGCAAGCGCCCACCCAACCCGGCGCCGAAGCTGCTGGAGTGCTGGCGTGAGGTGTACGCCACGGTGCGGCCTTATGTCGCTGGGCGGCTGGCCATTGGCGGCAAGTCCATGGGCGGGCGCATGGCGAGCCTGGTAGCCGATGAGTTGAGCGTCGATGCGCTGGTGTGCCTGGGCTATCCCTTCTATGCGGTGGGCAAGCCAGAGAAGCCACGGGTCGAGCACTTGGCGGGACTGAGGACTCGAACCTTGATCGTCCAGGGCGAGCGCGATGCGTTGGGCAACCGGGAAGCGGTGCAGGGGTATGATTTGTCACCGGAAATCGAGGTGATGTGGCTGGTGGCGGGGGATCATGATTTGAAACCGCTGAAGGCTTCGGGGTTTAGTCATGAGCAGCATTTGGAGGCTGCGGCGCAGAAAGTGGCCGGGTTTCTTCTGTAGAACGATGTTGTTTGACCGGGCCTCTTCGCGGGCAAGCCCGCTCCCACATGGGAATGCATTCGCGTGAACGCCTACGGTCCCCTGTGGGAGCGAGCTTGCTCGCGATAGCGGTCTCTCAAGCAATAAAAAACCCGGAAGCTTTCGCTGTCCGGGTTTTTTATGAGGCAGGCATCTGTCAGCGGTTAAACCGCTCCACCAACGAATACTGGGTATTGGCCGTTCGGGTCAGTTCTTCGCTCAGCAGCGCCGAGCTGTGGGCCTGCCCCGAGGTCTGGTCAGCCAGTGCCGAGATGTTGCTGATGTTGCGGCTGATCTCCTCGGCCACTGAGCTTTGTTCCTCGGTGGCAGCGGCGATCTGTGTGGTCATGTCGGTGATGTGGGCCACCGCTTCGCTGATCCCCACCAATGCCTGGTCCGCTTCCATGACCCGCGCCACGCCTTCTTCAGCTTGGCGATGGCCGGCGTCCATGGTCTGCACGGCGTTGGTGGCGGTTTGCTGGAGCTTGGCGATCAGGGCATGGATCTGCCCGGTGGATTCGCTGGTGCGTTGCGCCAGTTGCCGCACTTCGTCGGCCACCACGGCGAAGCCGCGGCCCATTTCCCCGGCGCGGGCCGCTTCGATGGCGGCATTGAGGGCCAGCAGGTTGGTCTGGTCGGCGATGCCTTTGATCACATCTACCACGCCACCGATCTCGTCGCTGTCTTTGGCCAACTGGGTCACGGTCTGGCCGGTTTCGCCGACCACTACTGAAAGGCGCTCGATGGCTTCGCGGGTTTCCCCAGCGATGTCGCGGCCGCGACGGGTCAGGCGATTGGCTTCCTGGGTGGCATCGGCCGTGCGCTGCACGTGACTGGCGACTTCCTGGGTGGTCGCGGCCATCTGGTTGACCGCAGTGGCGACCTGTTCGGTTTCTATCCGCTGGCGCTCCAGGCCACTGGAGCTGTTGTGGGCCAGGGTGTTGGACTGGCGGGCCTGGTCGTTAAGGTGCTCGGCGGTGTCCTGCAGGCGGGTCAGGCAGGTTTTCAGGCGCGCTTCCTGGCTGAGGATCGACATCTCCAGGCGTGCCTGGGCGCCGCGACTGTCGGTGTACATTTGGGCGATCAGCGGGTCGGAGGTGGTTTGCTCGGCCAGGCGCAGCAGGCGCTTGACTCCGCGTTGCTGCCATTGCAGGCCCATCAGGCC is a window from the Pseudomonas brassicacearum genome containing:
- the ccoO gene encoding cytochrome-c oxidase, cbb3-type subunit II, which gives rise to MKHETIEKNVGLLMLLMVLAVSIGGLTQIVPLFFQDVTNKPVDGMKPYTALQLEGRDIYIREGCVGCHSQMIRPFRAETERYGHYSVAGESVWDHPFLWGSKRTGPDLARVGARYSDDWHRAHLYNPRNVVPESKMPAYPWLVTQAVDSSHTETKLRTMRTLGVPYTDDDITGSVASLKGKTEMDALVAYLQVLGTAIKSKR
- the ccoP gene encoding cytochrome-c oxidase, cbb3-type subunit III translates to MTTFWSTWICVLTIGSLIGLTWLLIATRKGETKGSVDQTMGHSFDGIEEYDNPLPQWWFLLFAGTLVFSVGYLVLYPGLGNWKGILPGYENGWTGAHEWEKEMAKADAKFGPIFAKFAAMPVEEVAKDPQALKMGGRLFASNCSVCHGSDAKGAFGFPNLADSNWRWGGAADTIKTTILGGRMAAMPAWGEVLGDAGVKNVAAYVRHDLAGLPLPADSGADLQAGQQAFNTTCVACHGANGQGTEAMGAPNLTQPAGFIYGTSLAQLQQTIRHGRQGHMPAQNELLGNDKVQLLAAYVYSLSKSDEQLSGKPQAVSR
- a CDS encoding cbb3-type cytochrome oxidase subunit 3, whose protein sequence is MVLEMSTGMIRGLGTVVVFVAFIGLTLWVFSSKRRSEFAEARLLPFADEPPADIATPQDPATRSTRP
- a CDS encoding alpha/beta family hydrolase, producing MDKQHKASIDRDQWARCVAEHGWLWTAGQSGVGTEPPTLILAHGAGAPMDSGFMEEMAARLAAHGINVLRFEFPYMAQRRLDGGKRPPNPAPKLLECWREVYATVRPYVAGRLAIGGKSMGGRMASLVADELSVDALVCLGYPFYAVGKPEKPRVEHLAGLRTRTLIVQGERDALGNREAVQGYDLSPEIEVMWLVAGDHDLKPLKASGFSHEQHLEAAAQKVAGFLL
- the ccoN gene encoding cytochrome-c oxidase, cbb3-type subunit I, translated to MNTSISTAYNYKVVRQFAIMTVVWGIVGMGLGVFLAAQLVWPQLNFDLPWTSFGRLRPLHTNAVIFAFGGCALFASSFYSVQRTCQTQLFAPKLAAFCFWGWQLVILLAAISLPLGYTSSKEYAELEWPIDILITIVWVAYAIVFFGTVAKRNTKHIYVGNWFFGGFILTVAILHIVNNLELPVSFTKSYSVYAGATDAMVQWWYGHNAVGFFLTAGFLGMMYYFVPKQAERPVYSYRLSIVHFWALITLYIWAGPHHLHYTALPDWAQSLGMVMSLILLAPSWGGMINGMMTLSGAWHKLRSDPILRFLVVSLAFYGMSTFEGPMMAIKTVNALSHYTDWTIGHVHAGALGWVAMISIGALYHMIPKVFGRPQMHSIGLINAHFWLATIGTVLYIASMWVNGIAQGLMWRAVNEDGTLTYSFVETLAASHPGFVVRLAGGSIFLLGMLLMAYNTWRTVRVYQPAEAAAAAQMA
- a CDS encoding methyl-accepting chemotaxis protein, which translates into the protein MRNNQPVTQRERTFPAQQRLISTTDAKGVITYCNDAFVEISGYSKEELIRSPHNLVRHPDVPPAVFAHMWSTLKQDLPWMGIVKNRSKNGDHYWVNAYVTPVFEGNQVVGYESVRVKPSAEQIARAEALYQRINKGKSAVPSSDKWLPMLQDWLPFILVSQLSFVVGAFFNSHWGFALAAVLSVPLGLMGLQWQQRGVKRLLRLAEQTTSDPLIAQMYTDSRGAQARLEMSILSQEARLKTCLTRLQDTAEHLNDQARQSNTLAHNSSSGLERQRIETEQVATAVNQMAATTQEVASHVQRTADATQEANRLTRRGRDIAGETREAIERLSVVVGETGQTVTQLAKDSDEIGGVVDVIKGIADQTNLLALNAAIEAARAGEMGRGFAVVADEVRQLAQRTSESTGQIHALIAKLQQTATNAVQTMDAGHRQAEEGVARVMEADQALVGISEAVAHITDMTTQIAAATEEQSSVAEEISRNISNISALADQTSGQAHSSALLSEELTRTANTQYSLVERFNR